In the genome of Fulvivirga maritima, one region contains:
- the hisIE gene encoding bifunctional phosphoribosyl-AMP cyclohydrolase/phosphoribosyl-ATP diphosphatase HisIE produces the protein MDNLQPDFEKLNGLVPAVIQDLYTKKVLMVGFMNDEAFKKTSEEKRVTFYSRTKERLWTKGETSGNFLEVKSMALDCDNDTLLIQVVPVGPVCHTGTDTCFGDESNTSTDLGFLEKTIQERKTNPKEGSYTNLLFDKGINKVAQKVGEEAVELVIEAKDDDKNLFLNEAADLMYHYLVLLAAKDFSLNDVIEVLKERHS, from the coding sequence ATGGATAATTTACAACCTGATTTCGAAAAACTCAACGGCCTGGTTCCGGCAGTAATACAGGATCTTTATACTAAAAAGGTATTGATGGTGGGCTTCATGAACGATGAGGCCTTCAAAAAAACAAGTGAAGAAAAAAGAGTTACCTTTTATAGCAGAACCAAGGAAAGGCTTTGGACCAAAGGAGAAACCAGCGGTAATTTTCTGGAAGTAAAAAGTATGGCACTTGATTGTGATAATGATACACTACTCATCCAGGTGGTTCCGGTTGGCCCTGTTTGCCACACGGGCACTGACACTTGTTTTGGTGATGAATCTAACACTTCTACGGACTTAGGCTTTCTGGAAAAAACCATTCAAGAAAGAAAAACCAATCCTAAAGAAGGTTCTTATACCAACTTACTTTTTGACAAGGGCATCAACAAAGTAGCTCAGAAGGTAGGAGAAGAAGCCGTAGAATTAGTGATAGAAGCGAAAGATGATGACAAAAACCTCTTTCTCAATGAAGCTGCTGATCTAATGTACCACTATTTGGTACTATTAGCCGCTAAAGATTTTTCTCTGAATGATGTTATTGAAGTCTTAAAAGAAAGACACAGCTAA
- the hisF gene encoding imidazole glycerol phosphate synthase subunit HisF gives MLKKRIIPCLDIKNGRTVKGVNFVNIRDAGDPVELGALYAEQGADELVFLDITATNEGRKTFKELVKDIAKHLNIPFTVGGGISRVEDVSPLLYAGADKVSINSSAVKRPELIDELVAEFGSQCIVAAIDARFVDGEWIVHTHGGSKPTDKELFSWAKEVEQRGAGEILFTSMDHDGTKQGFANEALSKMASKVSIPIIASGGAGTMPHFKDVFEQGKADAALAASIFHFKEIGIQELKNYLRDNNIAVR, from the coding sequence ATGCTTAAAAAAAGAATAATTCCCTGCCTCGATATAAAAAACGGACGCACCGTAAAAGGTGTTAACTTCGTAAACATAAGAGATGCTGGTGACCCTGTGGAGTTAGGAGCACTCTATGCTGAGCAAGGCGCTGACGAACTGGTATTTTTAGACATAACTGCCACTAATGAAGGTAGAAAAACGTTTAAAGAGCTGGTAAAAGACATTGCCAAACATTTGAACATTCCTTTTACCGTAGGTGGTGGTATTAGTCGTGTAGAGGATGTGTCTCCCCTACTCTATGCTGGTGCAGATAAGGTTTCTATCAACTCCAGTGCCGTAAAACGCCCTGAGTTGATTGATGAACTGGTAGCCGAATTTGGCAGTCAATGCATAGTAGCGGCCATTGATGCTCGTTTTGTAGATGGCGAATGGATTGTGCATACTCATGGTGGCTCTAAACCTACGGATAAAGAACTTTTTTCATGGGCTAAAGAAGTAGAGCAAAGAGGAGCTGGAGAAATATTGTTTACCAGCATGGATCATGACGGCACTAAGCAAGGCTTTGCTAATGAAGCCCTTAGCAAAATGGCTAGTAAGGTAAGCATTCCTATCATTGCCTCTGGCGGGGCTGGTACTATGCCTCATTTTAAGGATGTATTTGAGCAAGGTAAAGCAGATGCCGCCCTGGCTGCCAGTATTTTTCACTTTAAGGAAATAGGCATTCAGGAATTAAAAAACTATTTAAGAGATAATAATATAGCAGTAAGATAA
- the hisH gene encoding imidazole glycerol phosphate synthase subunit HisH codes for MKTAIIKYNAGNTQSVIYALERLGITPTLTNDFDEIRSADKVIFPGVGEASSTMKHLQEMKLDQLIPSLTQPVLGICLGMQLMCKHSEEGDVNCLNIFDCEVKKFPANPSEKVPHMGWNTLYDTNQPWISNDLEDKHVYFVHSFYVPVVKETVAKCDYILPFSAALQKNNFYATQFHPEKSAAQGAKIIENFIKL; via the coding sequence ATGAAAACTGCCATAATAAAATATAATGCAGGCAATACCCAGTCAGTAATTTATGCTCTGGAGAGGCTGGGCATTACCCCTACCCTCACTAATGATTTTGATGAAATCAGGTCAGCAGACAAAGTGATATTCCCTGGCGTAGGAGAAGCAAGCTCCACCATGAAGCACCTGCAAGAAATGAAATTAGATCAGCTTATCCCATCTTTAACGCAACCTGTATTAGGTATTTGCCTGGGCATGCAGCTGATGTGCAAACACTCAGAAGAAGGAGATGTAAACTGCCTTAATATATTTGATTGTGAGGTGAAAAAATTTCCTGCTAATCCTTCTGAAAAAGTACCTCACATGGGGTGGAACACGCTGTATGACACTAACCAACCATGGATTAGCAATGACCTGGAAGACAAACATGTTTACTTTGTACATAGCTTCTACGTGCCGGTGGTAAAAGAAACAGTAGCCAAATGTGATTATATTTTACCATTTAGTGCCGCATTACAAAAAAATAACTTCTACGCTACTCAGTTTCACCCAGAAAAATCAGCTGCTCAGGGAGCCAAAATAATAGAAAACTTTATCAAACTATGA
- the hisC gene encoding histidinol-phosphate transaminase yields the protein MNIQNLVRANIRALQPYSSARDEFTGNGEVFLDANENPFETEVNRYPDPYQRAIKENLAPIKAVRPAQIFLGNGSDEAIDLIIRIFCEPGKEKIIISDPSYGMYQVSAGINNIEVIKVPLSENFEFIAENMLKEADENTKVAFLCSPNNPSGNALDSAEVEKFIQSFEGIVVVDEAYIDFSSSKSFTEKLEIYPNLIVMQTFSKAWGMAGLRLGMAFASEEIIGLINKVKPPYNINILTQKAALEALSNEDKVKAEIELILQQKDWLQKEFTELPVTEHIFPSDSNFLLVKFKDAKGLFDYLIAKEIIVRDRRKVRFGDNCLRITVGTPEENKKLIAAIKNYQP from the coding sequence CCAGAGATGAATTTACCGGCAATGGAGAAGTTTTTCTGGATGCCAACGAAAACCCTTTCGAAACTGAGGTAAACCGATATCCGGATCCTTACCAGAGAGCGATTAAAGAAAACCTGGCACCTATCAAGGCTGTTAGACCTGCTCAGATTTTCTTGGGCAATGGTAGCGATGAAGCCATTGATCTGATCATTAGAATTTTTTGTGAGCCGGGAAAAGAAAAAATTATCATTTCTGATCCCAGTTACGGAATGTATCAGGTATCGGCAGGTATTAATAACATAGAAGTGATAAAAGTGCCGCTTAGTGAAAACTTCGAATTCATAGCGGAGAATATGTTAAAAGAAGCCGATGAAAACACTAAAGTGGCCTTCTTATGCTCACCTAACAATCCTTCTGGCAACGCTTTAGACAGTGCTGAAGTAGAAAAATTCATCCAATCCTTCGAGGGAATAGTGGTAGTAGATGAGGCTTATATAGACTTCTCATCATCAAAAAGCTTCACAGAAAAGCTGGAGATCTACCCTAACCTGATTGTAATGCAGACTTTCTCCAAAGCCTGGGGAATGGCTGGCTTAAGATTAGGAATGGCTTTTGCCTCTGAGGAAATAATTGGTCTCATTAATAAGGTAAAACCGCCTTACAACATTAACATTTTAACTCAAAAAGCAGCCCTGGAAGCTCTGAGCAATGAAGATAAGGTAAAAGCAGAAATTGAGCTTATCCTTCAACAAAAGGATTGGCTACAAAAAGAGTTTACAGAACTGCCTGTTACAGAACATATTTTCCCTTCTGACAGTAATTTCTTATTAGTTAAATTTAAAGATGCCAAAGGCTTATTTGATTACCTAATAGCTAAAGAAATCATTGTAAGAGATAGAAGAAAAGTCCGCTTTGGAGATAACTGCCTAAGAATAACAGTAGGCACTCCCGAAGAAAACAAGAAACTAATCGCTGCTATAAAAAACTATCAACCATGA
- the hisA gene encoding 1-(5-phosphoribosyl)-5-[(5-phosphoribosylamino)methylideneamino]imidazole-4-carboxamide isomerase, with translation MRIIPAIDIIDGKCVRLTQGDYDQKKVYNEDPLEVAKSFEDAGLQYLHLVDLDGAKAGKVINTEVLAKITTNTSLVVDFGGGIKTDADIEKVFDNGASKVTCGSIAVKNPTKVSEWLEKYGASKLILGADVKDKMISVSGWTEQTTLSIEDLLHKYLDDGLEEVICTDIATDGMLTGPNLSLYQELLNIFPNIKLIASGGVSNLDDLKALKAAGLEGAILGKAIYEGKVTLQELNELQNA, from the coding sequence ATGAGAATAATACCTGCAATAGACATCATTGACGGCAAGTGCGTAAGATTAACACAGGGAGATTACGATCAAAAGAAAGTATATAATGAAGATCCTCTGGAAGTGGCTAAGTCATTTGAAGATGCCGGCCTTCAATACCTCCATTTAGTAGATTTAGATGGAGCCAAGGCAGGAAAGGTGATCAATACTGAGGTTCTTGCTAAAATCACCACTAATACCTCTTTAGTAGTAGATTTTGGTGGCGGCATAAAGACTGACGCGGACATAGAAAAGGTATTTGATAATGGTGCCTCTAAGGTTACTTGTGGCAGTATCGCCGTAAAAAATCCCACAAAAGTATCAGAATGGCTTGAAAAATACGGCGCATCCAAGCTCATACTGGGGGCTGATGTAAAAGACAAAATGATATCAGTAAGCGGATGGACAGAGCAAACCACCCTTTCAATAGAAGACCTGCTACACAAATATTTGGATGACGGTCTGGAAGAAGTAATTTGCACAGACATAGCCACTGACGGCATGCTTACCGGACCTAACTTGAGCCTTTATCAGGAATTGCTCAATATTTTCCCTAACATCAAACTCATAGCCAGTGGCGGTGTCAGCAACCTGGATGACCTCAAAGCCCTGAAGGCTGCCGGCCTGGAAGGTGCTATTTTAGGCAAAGCCATCTATGAAGGCAAAGTGACGCTTCAAGAATTAAACGAACTTCAAAATGCTTAA
- the hisB gene encoding bifunctional histidinol-phosphatase/imidazoleglycerol-phosphate dehydratase HisB, which yields MKKALFIDRDGTLILEPEDEQIDSLEKLDYYPGVFTWLGKICRELDYEVVMVTNQDGLGTETFPEDTFWPAHNRMLETLKNEGIIFKDIIIDRTRPEDNQPTRKPGTALLGKYTGGGYDLEKSYTIGDRITDVILAKNLGAQGIFINDGSLKEQVKTNDVEASCALITTSWQAIYELLQEQPRKASITRTTKETDIAITVNLDGGGRSQINTGIDFFDHMLEQIAKHGLIDLDIKVNGDLNVDEHHTIEDTAIALGEAFLQALGSKKGIERYGFCLPMDDVLAQVAIDFGGRNWIVWEAEFNREMVGKMPTEMFYHFFKSFSDAARCNLNVKVEGDNEHHKIEGIFKAFAKAIKMALRKDKDNFQLPSTKGVL from the coding sequence ATGAAAAAAGCTTTGTTTATAGATAGAGACGGAACCTTAATTCTGGAACCTGAAGACGAACAGATCGACAGCCTTGAAAAACTGGATTACTACCCTGGCGTCTTCACCTGGCTGGGTAAAATATGCCGTGAGCTAGACTATGAGGTGGTTATGGTTACTAATCAGGATGGTCTGGGTACAGAAACCTTTCCTGAAGACACCTTTTGGCCTGCCCATAATCGTATGCTTGAGACATTAAAAAACGAAGGCATTATTTTTAAAGATATTATCATAGACCGAACCAGACCTGAGGACAACCAGCCCACACGAAAACCGGGCACTGCCCTTCTTGGCAAATACACTGGTGGCGGTTATGATTTAGAAAAGTCCTATACCATTGGCGATAGAATTACTGACGTAATATTAGCCAAAAACCTCGGTGCACAAGGCATTTTCATTAACGATGGCAGTTTAAAAGAGCAGGTAAAAACTAATGATGTTGAAGCCAGTTGCGCTCTGATTACTACTAGCTGGCAAGCGATATATGAACTACTTCAGGAGCAACCTCGCAAAGCCAGCATTACCAGAACCACAAAAGAAACAGATATTGCCATCACTGTGAATTTAGATGGCGGAGGAAGAAGCCAAATAAACACTGGCATTGACTTCTTTGACCATATGCTAGAGCAAATAGCCAAACACGGCCTGATAGACCTCGATATTAAAGTGAATGGGGACTTAAATGTAGACGAACACCATACTATTGAAGATACAGCCATTGCCCTGGGTGAAGCATTTCTTCAAGCACTTGGCAGCAAAAAAGGTATCGAAAGATATGGCTTCTGCCTACCTATGGATGACGTTCTAGCACAAGTAGCCATTGACTTTGGCGGACGAAATTGGATAGTTTGGGAAGCTGAATTCAACAGAGAAATGGTAGGAAAAATGCCTACTGAGATGTTTTACCATTTCTTCAAGTCCTTTTCTGATGCTGCCCGCTGCAACCTGAATGTGAAAGTGGAAGGAGATAATGAACATCATAAAATAGAAGGCATCTTTAAAGCTTTCGCGAAAGCGATAAAAATGGCTCTAAGAAAAGATAAAGATAATTTTCAACTCCCTAGCACCAAAGGTGTTTTGTAA
- a CDS encoding nitroreductase family protein encodes MTKKTIIGGYPFIPYQKETYSEAEVIKRSQEFHSWLDLRRSVREFSDKPIPKTVIENLILSASTAPSGAHKQPWTFCAVSNKDLKQQIRIAAEKEEKESYESRMSKEWLNDLKPLQTDWQKAFLEIAPYLIVVFKKAFELQPDGSKKNYYYVNESVGLATGLLLAAIHNAGLVALTHTPSPMNFLTDLLKRPTNERPFLLIPVGYPKEETLVPDIKRKKLEEVSVFYE; translated from the coding sequence ATGACAAAGAAAACCATCATAGGCGGGTATCCTTTTATTCCTTACCAAAAAGAAACCTATTCAGAAGCAGAGGTAATAAAAAGAAGCCAGGAATTCCACTCTTGGTTAGATCTTCGCAGGAGTGTCCGCGAGTTCTCCGATAAGCCCATTCCTAAAACGGTAATTGAAAACCTAATTCTTAGTGCCTCCACAGCGCCATCAGGGGCTCACAAGCAGCCATGGACTTTCTGTGCAGTAAGTAACAAAGATCTCAAACAGCAAATAAGAATAGCGGCAGAAAAAGAAGAAAAAGAAAGCTATGAAAGCCGCATGAGCAAAGAATGGCTCAATGACCTGAAGCCACTGCAAACCGACTGGCAAAAAGCATTTCTTGAAATAGCGCCATACCTTATAGTGGTATTTAAAAAGGCCTTTGAATTACAACCTGATGGATCAAAAAAGAATTATTATTATGTAAATGAATCAGTGGGTCTGGCTACAGGCCTTCTGCTAGCGGCGATTCATAATGCAGGCCTTGTGGCTTTAACTCACACCCCCAGCCCCATGAATTTCCTTACTGATTTACTAAAAAGACCAACCAATGAAAGGCCTTTTCTCCTCATACCTGTGGGCTACCCTAAAGAAGAAACCTTAGTACCGGATATAAAAAGAAAAAAACTGGAAGAGGTAAGTGTTTTTTATGAGTAA